ATATAGGCTATAGAGTACATGttacaattttaaaacttaagacTACCGAAATACCCTTGTGGAGgaatatatttatgtaaatttCTTTGTGTTGCTAATTACACGAGAAAGTCATTCACTAAGATTGCATTTTATATCTGCAGGTTTTCTTGGGCCAAAGTGGAGGACTTGACACTGAGGGTAATGAACTTCCACGTTTAGTCTATGTTTCTCGTGAAAAGCGTCCAGGGTTCCAACATCACAAGAAAGCTGGTGCCATGAATGCCCTTGTAAGTAtcattaacaatataaaatgtgAAAGTTATTTATCTCCACACATGTTCCCAAACACAGCCTTCTTACTGGTTGTGATTTATATAACTTGCAGGTTCGAGTATCTGCAGTCCTTACCAATGGACCTTTCTTATTGAATCTTGATTGTGATCACTACATAAACAACAGCAAGGCCTTGAGGGAAGCTATGTGCTTTATGATGGATCCCAATCTTGGTAAACATGTTTGCTATGTCCAGTTTCCGCAGAGGTTTGACGGTATTGATAGGAATGATCGATATGCCAATCGTAATACAGTTTTCTTTGATGTAAGTATCTTATGCCTTGTTACTGTTTTTTATTCTTGTGGCCTTTATGAGGTTTGACCTGTTTGTAATACTTTTCTGTTCTTGACCCTTGCGGAACAGATAAACTTGAGAGGTTTGGATGGCATTCAAGGTCCTGTTTATGTGGGTACTGGATGTGTCTTCAACAGGACAGCTTTATATGGTTATGAACCTCCTCTTAAACCCAAGCATAAAAAGCCTGGGTTGTTATCATCACTCTGTGGTGGAACTCGGAAGAAGAGTTCAAAATCTAGTAAGAAAGGATCAGACAAGAAAAAATCTAGCAAGCATGTTGACCCAACTGTGCCCATTTTCAATCTAGAGGATATAGAAGAAGGAGTAGAAGGTAAGCCTATTATCTTTTTGAAGCTGGCTTCTCTTTCAGGGTATCTgtttagtaatttattttagttgctTCCAATTAATTAGATCTTTACTTCTCATTCATATGTTTTTAGGTACTGGATTTGATGATGAGAAATCACTACTTATGTCACAAATGAGTCTTGAGAAAAGGTTTGGTCAGTCCGCTGTCTTTGTTGCCTCTACGCTTATGGAGAATGGTGGTGTTCCTCAATCTGCTACTCCAGAAACTCTTCTTAAGGAGGCTATTCATGTTATCAGCTGTGGTTACGAGGATAAAACTGATTGGGGAAGTGAGGTGTGGTGTCATCTTATGCTTAATGTcccttgattttgatttttgttcccAAGTTGCATTCTAATCCTATCAATTTAGCATATTAGTGCCAACAAATTAATCCATTACATATCCAACAAATTGAATTATATAAGCTAGGAAAAAATTTCCCTTAATGTTTGTTTTACATGAAGTCACCAAGTGCCCTATGATTTGAGTCAGTTTAATGAGTTGGTATTGGTTGACTATCatgttattagaaaaaaaaggatgcatttatataattatcttcAAAGATAATTACTATTTGTCTTGTGTTCCACAGATAGGATGGATTTATGGTTCTGTCACAGAAGATATTCTTACCGGATTTAAGATGCATGCCCGGGGTTGGCGGTCTATATACTGCATGCCTAAGCGCCCAGCGTTTAAAGGTTCTGCTCCCATCAATCTTTCGGATCGTCTAAACCAAGTGCTTCGATGGGCTTTAGGTTCCGTGGAAATTCTTTTCAGCCGGCACTGTCCCATCTGGTATGGTTATGGTGGAAGGTTAAAGTGGCTTGAAAGGTTTGCTTATGTGAACACCACCATCTATCCAGTCACTGCCATTCCCCTTCTCATTTATTGTATCTTGCCTGCTGTCTGTCTGCTGACTAATAAGTTCATTATTCCACAGGTTTGTTATTTCTTCATAGACATAGTAAAGCAGTAATCAGTTGTCATTTAAAGGGATGCTTGAATAAATCATGATATTGCGCATCAAAATaatgtttgaatatttaaagGGAATTTTTTCTCTCGGAAGATTTACATTACAATTTATGATATGAGAATTAACATACTTTCATTTTAGGATGATTAACCAATGGCGACTACAATTTAGGATATGCTAGTTGACATATTTTCGGTTTTGGATGATTAACTAAGCAAGTGATTAAGCACATTAATGCATGGTTTAACACTTGACTCAATTAATCATTCTTTTGGTTATTTCATCCAAAATTGTAATTCGCTTGTGTTCCTCCTAGAAATTACTTTCATAACTGTTGGAAAATAGGagctttttagaaaataaagagcatttttttatcattgcttCTCTTTCCTTGATATTTTGTATAGCTAGGTTCACTGCATCTTAGGAAGTATTGATAACTTAATTGCTCTCTTGTAAATTGTAGTTGGAGATTGATTATCTTTGTAATACTttgtgaatataaatataatagatcATTCAGCTGAGTGGTGAAATACACTCAAAACACATCCCGAAAAACCTTGTTTCTCATTTTGTCATGATAATCAAGCTCGCGGTTGTCTTGTGGCGACATAATATTCCAACTTACTTTTACTACGCTTGCAGATCAGCAACCTTGCTAGCATATGGTTCATCTCCCTCTTTCTGTCCATCTTTGCTACTGGAATCCTGGAGATGAGGTGGAGTGGTGTCGGAATCGACGAGTGGTGGAGGAATGAACAGTTTTGGGTCATCGGTGGTGTCTCGGCGCATCTCTTTGCTGTTTTCCAAGGCTTGCTCAAAGTGCTTGCTGGAATTGACACCAACTTCACTGTCACCTCCAAGGCCTCGGATGAAGACGGAGACTTTGCCGAACTATACATGTTCAAATGGACCACCCTTCTTATTCCTCCAACAACCCTTCTCATAATAAACTTGGTGGGGGTGGTTGCTGGCATCTCCTATGCCATCAACAGTGGCTACCAATCTTGGGGACCCCTCTTTGGTAAGCTTTTCTTTGCATTTTGGGTGATCATCCATCTATACCCTTTCCTCAAAGGTCTCATGGGGCGCCAAAACAGAACACCAACCATTGTGGTGGTGTGGTCCGTTCTGCTTGCATCCATTTTCTCACTCTTGTGGGTTAGAATTGATCCATTCACCACAAGGGTCACTGGTCCTGATGTTGAGGAGTGTGGCATTAACTGCTAGAAGACCAAAAGACAAGTGTAGTGTATTGTGTTTTGGGTTGTAATTATAATTGTTGTTTTGTAGCCGTTATATTTAAGTTATGTGCAGTTGTTTATAGAAGATGCATAAGAAAACAAACTAGAACCGAACTTTGTGGTattgttttatttgtaataCTAACGTGCCTTCCAGTTTTCTGGAGTAGCTATGTATTATAAGCTATTCGGAGGTTCACATTTTGTATGTATACATCTCAATGAGTGTTACCTGTGATAAGAAAACCGAGGACCTTTTGCATTTATTTACATCTTGGTATACTATCAATTCTGAAATCACCCAGCCCATTAATAATAAGGTTGGTTTagcaatttaaattaaaagtttcgTATTTTTTTGGTTGCCACCTTGATAGTTTCTAATTTTGAGTATGCTGTTACATTGCTTACTTAAGCCAGAGTTTTGTTGCTTATAGTTGAATTTATTTATCTCCGAGTCTGATTGCTTCATTTAGAAATACTTGTctcatagtaaaaaaaaatactattaattcAGAAAAAAAGGCATTCCTTAAATAACATCCTATTTGAAACGGTGGTGGCTGTTTTAGACGAAGGTTCCATGGAGGGTAGTCTTGGGATATTTGAAAATCATgattgatagtgtaaaatttGTGAAGGCACTTCTTCAATCTGATACCTTTCACCAAAAGAGAAAGCTAGCTAATttgaacaaatatattttagggTGATCTGCATTGAATTTCACAATTTgtcatcttatttttttcttccatacaGATTGAGTTAGGAACAATCTTGCTAGaacttttgataaattttataaatattagataattaataatttgtaaatattttgtcgAAACTGGTCGTGATAACTACGAGGTAGTACTCCCAAATAGGCTACAAACCCAAGTTATAATATCATGTGCAAAAAGTCATAGCAGGCTTTGCATTTTTTGTCTCATCTCAACAGAGCATGTACGACACAAACATAtgcatataacaacattatctaataaatatataatctcAACTAGTTAGGTACGTGCATTTGCACCGGTCATATTCGTTTTTacgtgtatttttaaaataactcttcaataataaataaagaaacttatgtatataaatatttgcttaaaaataaacaataatgcatgagacaataagaaatttaaagaatatgctttttaaaataacaaaataatttgaaacatgtgttgacattttaaaaaaaattataatagtataaaagtttgtaaattattgtttttaaccaGTGCAAAATAGGAATTGTCATACTagtcaaatcaaatttaaaagataaatattaaaattaaaattcttttgaaagatAGATATTCCTTAGAATTTTCCTTATTATTTATATCTTGGCTTGGCCTAATATTGTACATATTCGTGAGAGTGGGGTCATTCTTGAATGAGACTCTTCGTTGATTGGTTCACACCTATGATGATGATCATTGCAGAATTATTGCATTTGATGTAGAGCGAAGGTAACTTTCAGAGATTTCACGTACTGCCGCCGCCTctgttataaattatattggTTTATGGCAGTACGTACGTAATGGGAGGATGCCTGTGTTTCTGTGCGGAGGATGCTCGGTCGGGTGCTGCAACCACCATGAAAGAATACAAAGTGCATTCATTTTGGACCAAGTTACTAGATGTCTGTTATAAATTTTTGGAATCAAAGGCTATTCAACATCagtgaacttggttttaaatatcAGTTTGCAATCGTAATTGTTATCGTAACATCAAGGTATTTTGACTGATCGCAATCATATTGCGACCTAATGGTCATTTTTTCATAATGTGTAAAAGTTTTCTAACTCATTGCAACCCtaatttaaaatcatgttaGTGAAAGTTGATGGCGGGATTTGTTTCAAGAATTGGAATATCACGATTCTCGAATGGATGACTTAGCTCCATAGTGACTCTAATAAACAAATATGTTTATATTTGTGGAATTTAGAATCAAATATcagttgtgattttttttattcgaaTTAGCAACGATGTGTTTTTAACCTAGTTAAAGTCTTAATTTGATTGTGATGATTAAGACTCCAATAGGGTTTTCGCTGAGAAAGTAGCCGATTGGAAACAATGGGCTACCttaattagatttgatttgctTTGCAATTGAACCGATAACAGATGAGGAGCATGCAACCTTACAAAAACATCTCCATGAGAGTATTTGTTTTGCAATTGAATTGATTTGCTTCCAATTAATTAGACCTTTAATCACCAGGTTGAGAGATCCCAAGAACCTAGTGTTGGAGATAACTCCCTTGGAAGCAAATTTGGGGTCTTTCTACAGTGAGATCTTGATGTGTTAGTGTTATGATGCAAGATTCCAAGTGAAAGGATATATTAAATGAGATAAATGCTAGCAACATAACACATTCTCTGTTATAGATtggaatttattagaaataataaaaaaaattgtgtgaaTCTTATTTGTTGTTTAATAAGCCTctatcattttgttattttaaataaattttaactaataataaagtatATGTTAAAAGAAGCGGGATAAAAAGTATATTACTAGTATTGTTTTATTGAATTCTAATGTTTATCTATATATAAGTCGTTTACTAATTAGATCCACTGACCTAGTTGTCAATTGTGAAGGTTAGTGGTTACAAGGTTATAAATTATAGCCAAATGCAGACTAACAATATTCTTATCTGTCCGAAGTTATATTTCacatttcaaatatataaagaCTCGCATTATTTTCGGATGTCAATTCGGGCCATCCTATTAGGGTTAGTCAAGTGCTGATTTATTCACAGTAACATTTGGACAACTATATTGTTGGCCATCTGATgaaattgaatttcataatttGCCATCTTGCTTTTTCTTCCTTACTGATTGAGTCACCAACAAGCTTGCTAAAActttagataaattttaatagATGCATGTTAATTAGATAATAACTAATAACTATGATGAGGTGTCTATCCGCAAACAGGTTAGAGACTCAAGTTATATTACGTGCAAAAAGTCATAGCAGGCTTTGGATTTTTTTGTCCCATTTGAACAGAACAGGTTTGGAACTGCGTGCTTGGATTCATTGTTCATAGCTACGTTATGACGCAAACATAtgcatttaataatattatctaTATGAATATAGAATCTCAATAAACTAATTAAGAGCCTCCTAGAGATAACTAGCTAGACAAATTTATTCAGTTTCCTATGAAATATATTCTACACTTACGAGAACACAACAAACAAATTAAGCTGCATATAGATAGATACGATGGATGGAACGTGTCATGCAGCAATTTCATGCAGTGCATGCGCCTCCATTACGTGTCCTTGAAGTGAGGTCAATGGATCATCATCACTCTCACCAAAACCTTTACCATCACACGTGGCAAAAGATGCGAATAGGAGCTAGCAGCCCACAGTAAGAGTAGGACGCGTGGCACCATGGAAtcattcttcttcctcctttatatatattaacCACCTACCATGAAAATCCAAAACCAAAAAGTGTTCAAGCTCGAAAAATCGTAGAAGACTACACCAAGGTGAGTGACGAAAACTGATGGCTGCCACTGAGGAAAAAATTCTCTCTAGGATTGACCGTTTGGATAATGTGGTAAGAATGCCCCTTCTTTAGTAGCTTTATTTTGCCTAGCATTTCTTCTTTGAATTTATTTAGATTAGAGTAGTAAAACATGATTTTAGTtcaataatatttgaaaaattgagTATTAGGGAGCGTGATGTTATTCTTTTATAACTCACAAGCAAGGGAAAGGAGGAAAAAAGACTAAAGGGTGGACTTAAAACAAAAggtgttgatattttttatagagaaaatttaaaattagttagttATTCTTATTAAATGAACAGTGTAGAGTAGAAGATGCTTATgcaattcaaaatttcttatGATTTAAACTAAATTACTGTGTGAAAGTTTGGTTTaccaaattttagttatatatagaGTTACAGTACTGTTTCGTCTACATTATCTTTAGCTACGGAAGAGAGATACTTAAACTTCGTTTGTCAAAGATTTGCGAAGAATTTACATTGGTTCACTAGGTTTGTATCATTGTTGTATGTATTATTAGAACAACTATATATCGgaagtttattatgaaattgaacattataaggctttttaatggactataaaaacaataataacttcaTAATTGCTTTTTAGTTGACTAAAAAGCACCatcttttcttaaaagaaaaaagggaatTATGTACAAGTTAATTTTACGTTGGGCCATAGTCCTTAAATGAAATAgaagttttgtttaattttatgcttttcatttttcatttttaaaaaaaaaatgaaaatacttcaGTTGCGGCATTTGGAGGAAATTAGAGGGTGCAATCCATCTCCGAAGAGCTCGTGTGCATCTACTCCAACAAGTGGAAGTGATGGACACGTGTCGTCCACTGATTTCTCCCCAAAGAGTTTAGAGAAGCACTGCCGTCCGATTGAAAACATTATGATGGAGACCGAAGCCAAAGGAACGATGATAGAGAGGCTCAATCAGGTGGAGGATCGAATGCTAAAGGTATCTCCACGTGGAAATCTATTGACCGTTTGATCTTGGCTTGTATGGATGTGGTGATAATATGACTTAATTTTTTACACTTCAATTTCTATACTTGTtttccaatttttatatttttctctctttttcatttggGGTCTTATGCATTTAAGAGGTATCACATGATTATTACCCTAGTCTAAGAGGGGACTCTAATGTGTTGTATGAAAGCTTTGCTTGCAGCTGGAAGAAGAGTTGGTAGCAAAGAAGAAAGAGGAAGGGAAGAAAATGAATAGCCCAAAGAAAGGTTTTAAACAGCTTGTGAAGCAAAGTATGAAACCTAGGGGAAAACATAGTAATAAAGAAGCATGAATGAATTATGACCATTGTAGCTGCTCCCATCCCAACTGTGCCAAcgttttcaattttaatgtaCATTTAATTGTTCCTTTTGTGGAATGCCCAAGTAACGatggttttcatttttctaGTTATGGTTtccattttattgtttatagcAAGATGGCTAACGGGGTGATaatatagtttttctttttattattatttttataggaGTTACCAATATTCAGTTTCCAGGtacgatttttttttcctgaatttacataattattattctttaagaAAATAGCTGTTAAATCAAATGTATActgttttaaagaaaattagccAAAGGGTCTAAGTTGTGATGCTGAAAGGTTAAAAGGGCACATTTATTGTGTCTTCTTACCAATTTATTTGTACAGTGTAAATTTTTATCTtcgtttttttttactaatggaaaaaaaaaagaaacaaaacagcaCCACACTAAGGACTATTGTGGGTAAAACCCATTACATCAGTTAAATACAGATTAAAAAGAGAGCATGGACAAGTATT
Above is a window of Glycine soja cultivar W05 chromosome 12, ASM419377v2, whole genome shotgun sequence DNA encoding:
- the LOC114379354 gene encoding cellulose synthase A catalytic subunit 3 [UDP-forming], whose protein sequence is MESEGEAGAKPVTALGAQVCQICGDGVGKTVDGEPFVACDVCAFPVCRPCYEYERKDGNQSCPQCKTRYKRHKGSPAILGDMEEDGAAAADASDFNYDSENQNQNQNQKQKISERMLSWQLTYPRGEEVGAPNYDKDVSHNHIPLLTSGQEVSGELSAASPERLSMASPAVGGGKRVHNIPYSSDINQSPNIRAGDPGLGNVAWKERVDGWKMKQEKNVVPMSTGQAASERGAGDIDASTDVLVDDSLLNDEARQPLSRKVSIPSSRINPYRMVIMLRLVILCIFLHYRITNPVPNAYPLWLVSVICEIWFAISWILDQFPKWLPVNRETYLDRLALRYDREGEPSQLAAVDIFVSTVDPLKEPPLVTANTVLSILAVDYPVDKVSCYVSDDGAAMLTFEALAETSEFARKWVPFSKKYSIEPRAPEWYFSQKIDYLKDKVHPSFVKDRRAMKREYEEFKVRINGLVSKAQKVPEEGWVMQDGTPWPGNNTRDHPGMIQVFLGQSGGLDTEGNELPRLVYVSREKRPGFQHHKKAGAMNALVRVSAVLTNGPFLLNLDCDHYINNSKALREAMCFMMDPNLGKHVCYVQFPQRFDGIDRNDRYANRNTVFFDINLRGLDGIQGPVYVGTGCVFNRTALYGYEPPLKPKHKKPGLLSSLCGGTRKKSSKSSKKGSDKKKSSKHVDPTVPIFNLEDIEEGVEGTGFDDEKSLLMSQMSLEKRFGQSAVFVASTLMENGGVPQSATPETLLKEAIHVISCGYEDKTDWGSEIGWIYGSVTEDILTGFKMHARGWRSIYCMPKRPAFKGSAPINLSDRLNQVLRWALGSVEILFSRHCPIWYGYGGRLKWLERFAYVNTTIYPVTAIPLLIYCILPAVCLLTNKFIIPQISNLASIWFISLFLSIFATGILEMRWSGVGIDEWWRNEQFWVIGGVSAHLFAVFQGLLKVLAGIDTNFTVTSKASDEDGDFAELYMFKWTTLLIPPTTLLIINLVGVVAGISYAINSGYQSWGPLFGKLFFAFWVIIHLYPFLKGLMGRQNRTPTIVVVWSVLLASIFSLLWVRIDPFTTRVTGPDVEECGINC
- the LOC114379355 gene encoding uncharacterized protein LOC114379355 isoform X1 gives rise to the protein MAATEEKILSRIDRLDNVLRHLEEIRGCNPSPKSSCASTPTSGSDGHVSSTDFSPKSLEKHCRPIENIMMETEAKGTMIERLNQVEDRMLKLCLQLEEELVAKKKEEGKKMNSPKKGFKQLVKQSMKPRGKHSNKEA
- the LOC114379355 gene encoding uncharacterized protein LOC114379355 isoform X2, which encodes MAATEEKILSRIDRLDNVLRHLEEIRGCNPSPKSSCASTPTSGSDGHVSSTDFSPKSLEKHCRPIENIMMETEAKGTMIERLNQVEDRMLKLEEELVAKKKEEGKKMNSPKKGFKQLVKQSMKPRGKHSNKEA